One Anopheles marshallii chromosome 3, idAnoMarsDA_429_01, whole genome shotgun sequence genomic region harbors:
- the LOC128714634 gene encoding hepatoma-derived growth factor-related protein 2, which translates to MVASKKSFEVGDLVFAKVKGYPFWPAKITLIGKSKDTVYFYGTGEVGNVKKGDMCPYESSKEKFSTEKFMKRKGFKEALMQIESALSGEDPSPVSLAFDVAAVQSGMDDTLESQQTSISAAETTFNESQLSANSTAYNVNKVKPEVFENENASTPQTAVSHTKASATKKVSAALATATNNGAQKKVFDSSAALQDASGTTDTKEIVSQRGRKIKQKRFLDGEDDEPNTTGGSPPKKKAAKTTTKAAPLSTTPGTKKNQDAFDKLADERLFVLKLERQLVELNLEIKSSVKLNGADPERCVKLMEQYENLTVTPTILKKNPNCVETMKRLRKYVGNAKAWNLDDKQKLKFDFQAQLIRQKAEQIYARFKEILGMSDSEMPFWDWFVQQVNTFERRTQHLTQEQLYLLVDEKELEDHNNENINHTTSATHNAQETKTHSLTAEENEGADEGFDPEATAPEESTTNVGE; encoded by the exons ATGGTGGCGTCCAAAAAATCTTTCGAAGTCGGCGATTTGGTGTTCGCCAAGGTGAAGGGCTATCCGTTCTGGCCCGCGAAG ATCACGCTGATTGGCAAAAGCAAAGACACAGTCTACTTCTACGGCACGGGTGAAGT CGGAAATGTCAAGAAGGGCGACATGTGCCCGTACGAATCTTCGAAGGAGAAGTTTTCGACGGAGAAGTTCATGAAACGCAAGGGCTTTAAAGAGGCGTTGATGCAGATTGAGTCTGCCTTGAGCGGCGAAGATCCAAGCCCCGTAAGT CTTGCATTTGACGTAGCGGCTGTTCAGTCGGGAATGGATGATACGTTGGAATCACAGCAAACATCAATTTCCGCTGCTGAG ACCACCTTCAATGAGTCGCAATTATCGGCAAATTCAACCGCGTACAACGTTAACAAAGTAAAGCCCGAAGTGtttgaaaacgaaaatgcCAGCACCCCACAAACCGCCGTATCTCACACAAAAGCTAGCGCCACAAAGAAAGTGTCCGCTGCACTTGCAACGGCCACGAACAATGGTGCACAGAAGAAGGTGTTTGATTCGTCAGCGGCGCTTCAGGACGCGAGTGGTACGACCGATACGAAGGAAATCGTCAGCcaacgaggaagaaaaatcaaGCAGAAACGATTTTTGGATGGTGAAGATGACGAACCCAACACGACTGGAGGATCACCGCCTAAAAAGAAGGCAGCAAAGACGACGACCAAAGCGGCGCCCCTGTCTACTACGCCCGGCACGAAAAAGAACCAGGACGCTTTTG ATAAACTTGCTGACGAACGACTGTTTGTGCTGAAGCTCGAACGACAACTAGTGGAACTGAATCTGGAGATAAAATCCTCGGTAAAGCTGAATGGTGCCGATCCGGAACGGTGCGTTAAGCTGATGGAACAATATGAAA ATCTGACCGTTACTCCAACGATCCTGAAGAAAAACCCAAACTGTGTCGAAACGATGAAAAGGTTACGCAAATACGTCGGCAACGCGAAAGCGTGGAATCTGGATGATAAGCAAAAGCTGAAGTTTGACTTCCAAGCACAGCTAATACGACAAAAGGCAGAACAGATATATGCCCGCTTTAAG GAAATTTTGGGAATGTCAGACTCGGAAATGCCTTTTTGGGATTGGTTTGTACAGCAGGTAAACACGTTCGAGCGGCGGACGCAGCACTTGACCCAAGAACAGCTATATCTGCTGGTCGATGAGAaag AACTGGAAGACCACAACAATGAGAATATTAACCATACGACCAGTGCAACGCATAATGCGCAAGAGACGAAGACCCACAGCTTGACCGCGGAGGAAAATGAAGGTGCGGACGAAGGGTTCGATCCGGAGGCTACAGCACCTGAAGAAAGTACGACAAATGTTGGTGAATAG
- the LOC128714743 gene encoding uncharacterized protein LOC128714743 yields MKKLLLFLLLTYLCSAALSASILDYLALVTDDAGAKEEEVDSSNCLCNGPSCLCCIDFNMTLIDLGGLGCVRLKYLSADEGIALNISYGDSVLLSQRVKGPDPPPTCLNVFSSLAQMCARFSELLPTDEGLRGCLQLEPMLLGDVQMELPLGCLRMGPKGMEVIKSAEEQIKEQIPSESEENTSAPVATAEEKPATGNSTSALSLLDNLSTADILAAVSESTDEGIAMISNWLGLSVNRVQKPAEGATEPETTPAAEGESDKKEEEEE; encoded by the exons ATGAAGAAACTATTGTTGTTCCTCTTACTGACCTATTTATGCTCTGCCGCTCTCTCTGCCAGCATACTCG ATTATCTTGCGCTCGTAACCGACGATGCGGGCGCCAAAGAGGAGGAAGTCGATTCGAGCAACTGCCTGTGTAATGGGCCGTCCTGTCTCTGCTGCATCGACTTCAACATGACCCTCATCGATCTCGGTGGTCTTG GCTGCGTTCGGCTAAAGTATCTTTCCGCCGACGAGGGTATCGCGCTGAATATATCCTACGGCGATAGCGTACTGCTCAGCCAGCGCGTGAAGGGCCCGGATCCGCCACCGACGTGCCTGAATGTGTTTTCCAGCCTGGCGCAAATGTGTGCCCGCTTCAGCGAGTTGCTGCCAACGGACGAAGGACTGCGCGGATGCCTCCAGCTCGAACCGATGCTGCTCGGTGACGTGCAGATGGAGCTGCCGCTTGGTTGCTTGCGGATGGGACCGAAAGGCATGGAGGTGATTAAATCAGCCGAGGAGCAGATTAAGGAACAAATTCCTAGCGAAAG TGAGGAAAACACATCCGCTCCGGTAGCAACAGCGGAAGAGAAACCGGCAACCGGCAACAGTACTTCCGCACTGTCGCTACTGGACAATCTTTCCACCGCCGACATTCTGGCGGCAGTGAGCGAATCGACGGACGAAGGCATTGCGATGATTTCGAACTGGCTCGGTCTGTCGGTGAATCGCGTACAGAAACCGGCCGAAGGTGCAACGGAACCGGAAACAACCCCTGCCGCCGAGGGCGAAAGTGATAAgaaggaagaggaggaagagtAA